Proteins encoded in a region of the Bicyclus anynana chromosome 9, ilBicAnyn1.1, whole genome shotgun sequence genome:
- the LOC128198372 gene encoding uncharacterized protein LOC128198372 has translation MESTVEADLFGRDVNDNTRTGTDGYVLSQTRWWTPHTSELRANKYANLSATFRPPDTARFGERGMWVSDVTATSAAPAPGAPAPHPAHPPPQRCRFIAQPKLRHTDVEPIEELGVLCVRM, from the exons ATGGAGTCTACGGTGGAAGCGGATttatttggaagag ATGTCAACGATAATACACGAACTGGGACAGACGGCTACGTGCTCTCCCAGACACGGTGGTGGACTCCACACACTTCCGAACTCCGGGCGAACAaata CGCGAATCTCTCCGCGACCTTCCGTCCCCCGGATACGGCTCGTTTTGGCGAGCGCGGGATGTGGGTCAGTGACGTCACGGCGACATCTGCCGCCCCCGCACCTGGCGCCCCCGCGCCGCACCCCGCACACCCGCCCCCGCAGAGATGCAGATTTATAGCACAACCGAAACTACGGCACACGGACGTAGAGCCGATAGAAGAGCTGGGCGTACTCTGTGTAAGGATGTga